A section of the Rhipicephalus sanguineus isolate Rsan-2018 chromosome 11, BIME_Rsan_1.4, whole genome shotgun sequence genome encodes:
- the LOC119375425 gene encoding protein POLR1D yields MSLTDEELERLAREEILRETKRGAERAKDHGAYGWQKPRVHPTNKNFLKNTILSTLVSRKGARREDTKRESGRRPEKARSPADSGGKSAHRQSSDDRPNKPSQDRRDERRVADDKSGRKRTHDGVRKKKQ; encoded by the coding sequence ATGTCGCTCACCGACGAAGAGCTAGAGCGACTCGCTAGAGAAGAGATACTCCGCGAAACCAAACGCGGTGCCGAGAGGGCAAAAGACCACGGCGCCTACGGCTGGCAAAAGCCGCGCGTCCATCCCACCAACAAGAACTTCCTCAAGAACACGATTCTCAGCACCTTGGTCAGTAGGAAGGGTGCAAGGAGagaagacacaaagagagagtcGGGGCGCAGGCCCGAAAAGGCCCGCAGCCCAGCTGACAGCGGAGGCAAGTCGGCCCATCGTCAGTCTTCCGATGACCGCCCGAACAAGCCGTCACAAGACCGACGCGACGAGCGCCGTGTCGCTGATGATAAAAGTGGCCGGAAAAGGACTCACGACGGTGTTCGGAAGAAGAAGCAGTGA